Genomic DNA from Scylla paramamosain isolate STU-SP2022 chromosome 12, ASM3559412v1, whole genome shotgun sequence:
ACTCAGACTCTTACATGCTGCGATACGAGCAAATTTTTTGAAAAGTCTTATTTCCATTGACGTAGCAAGGGAACGTAGACGTAAAGTGTGCCTTTTGAAATGTTTAGTCTGATACCTTTAGGAAGCGTATTTTCAAGGAAAACTCGGCAACAAGCTGaccagaaaaagaagagaaagaccgCCAGTGAACGCGTGTATTGACTCCATGCAGTGTTTTGACACGGCTTGCTTCATAGTGTTGAACTCAGAAAGgggctactttttttttgcatttttaaatctctctctctctctctctctctctctctctctctctctctctctctctctctctctctctctctctctctctctctctctctctcacgccatcacttcaattttttcctctctaatcCTAGCTCCCTTTCCCAGGCCATTTCAAGGTAGCCACAGCTGCATCTTCACACCATTCCCCTGTACAACTTTTTTTCTCGCAACTGTTCGATGGAATATAGTGTTGGGAGTCCGGCAGAAGGACAATCAATAACttctcaccattttttttttctttcgcctcACGCATTTTCCAGCGCTTTGCTTTTAACATATATTCTTTCACAACTTTTTCCCTGACGTCTTTGTAAGTGTATATAAAAGTTACTGCTTTCCTCGCATGTTTAAGATGTTCAATAAAGATTCGAAAAATATGCCAGGAGCAGTATCCAGGTGTTTTAAAGGTGTGTATTTCTGAAGGCTTATGAGTTCACCAAACACTCGACAACACCCATACCATCTTTCCTTCGTGAGATATATCGCAGAAGGTTTACAGGTTCCTTCAACTTCCCACGgcatccctccatcactttTACACCAACACACGGCAACGCCCCATTAGTTTTCCGTGGCTTTGTCATATGGCACTCAACACGCTACATCGGcgaaaaacaacgaaaacaaaaaatgaaaggggaaaCTCTTCTATAGTTTCGGCAGCTCCATTTTTCTACTCTTCTTACGGGGTAAAGAAATACACGTGCTTTTTCTTTTGTCCGAATGACTGGTTCATCGGAAAAATGTTAACGGGAAATTGATCGCTTCGGATTACTTCTGGGACCGAGAATACGCGGCTAGAGTCCATTTTATTGACACGCGTGCCTTGGCGTGAAGTACTCGTGGCTGGGTCTCTCTGTGGTGCTGTGCCTGAATCGCTGCTGGAAGGTTGTAAGTTTGGTGCTGATTCATGGCAGTTTGTTggttggtaatgttctgtttggtTTAATTATTTCGGCGCCACAACTCGATAAATCTCAAGTGCTGAGGAGAAACTTTCCTCTCCTAAAAGCTGGAATAGAAAtggcaacaataacaaaagcaatATTGTAAAATACTCGTTAAATTTGTCCTTTGCGCAGCCTTTtataaaaaagacgaaaaagaaagaacgagaggaagaaatgatgatgTGTACGAAAAAATTGTCATGTTTTTAATTTGTTGCACAGttgaaacattttatttattcgttttctttcacatccGTTCCGTCTGCTTATGGTGCGTCATTCTGATTGTTCCTCGCGCCCCGGGGGACTTCAGTACAACTCTGCCAAGTATACATGAAACGATAAATCACACGTGTATAAAGAAAGATGCTTGGTTTTCTATCTTTCatgtgtatttcatttattattattatcatcactactattttcCTCTTCGcgtatttccttcacttttacattttcttttatatttttattattatttatttatttttttttcaccacattCTGCTCGTCGTCATGTCCTTACTCCTTACCGCTTCTCACACCTCACGCTCAGCTAGtaattacttccttcctctccgtcAGGCAGGTCTTGGGCGGTATACTGACCGTTTCCTCCGTCCCTGCTTCCTGTCACAGTTGGcgggacctctctctctctcttttgtttcttatttttcattgcctgttttaactttttttttattttttttttatggatttttattcctttcttgtcatctttccttcttatggTTATAATTATTACACacgtttatcatcatcatcatcatcatcatcatcatcaccacaattatcatcaccatcatcatcatcatcatcatcatcatcatcatcatcatcattattatcatcttgttcttgttcttgctcttgttcttgttcttgtttttgcttttcttgttcctcctcctcctcctcctcctcctcctctgagctGTATAACCCCATTGTTGACCCTCGCAATGTAATCATTCACCCtgtcttctttctattccttctttttttatatagaaaatTCATTGGGGTAAAATTTACGAAACAAGTAAAATGAATCGAATGaggactggaaaaaaatatgtaaaggatgaaataaaaatgaactaaggggaaaagaggaaaaaaagaaaggagcagTGAACAGGAAGGGTAATTGGTGATGAAGAtatagtaagaaaaataatggattgatatatagatagatagattgattgatagatggataaagGATAGTTATAGATAGAggataattagatagataaaggatagataggtaaaggatagatagatggagatagatagatggagatagatagatggatggatgaatggatgaatggatatatatatatatatatatatatatatatatatatatatatatatatatatatatatatatatatatatatatatatatatatagagagagagagagagagagagagagagagagagagagagagagagagagagagagagagagagagagagagagagagagagagagagagagagagagacacacacacacacacacacacacacacacacacacacaagaaggcaGGTTCTCACAAAGATGACAGACAGAATTAAGAATGAAAGCTGGCTTAGTTTTTAGatctaacttttttcttttatgaatcagtctctctctctctctctctctctctctctctctctctctctctctctctctctctctctctctctctctctctctctctctctctctctctctctctctgaagaagaTAAGGTGAAGGATGTAAAAAGAAGTGGAATGAAGCAAGTAAGGGGaataggaaatgaagaggaagaactaAAATATGAGGAAGGACACCAAAGAAGGTTAGAAGGCAGAGAAATGAAATGTGAAACAGGGAAAACGTGAACACTGCAAATAATTATGTGATAAGGTAATGATGGCAACAGCAActcattcatctttccttttccctccattcatcctttttccctccttaaaTCACCCTTCCTTTGCTATCATTCATTCCTCGACTCCTCTTCTGCAGTCAAGGTCTATTGTCGAGTAGCATACCACACACTTCTACGGTGTTTACTGTTTCTCCCGCAATCCTAAGCCCTCCTTATCTGTTAATAGTCGATAAGTTGTGAGATTTTCGGTTTTTGGAGCTTGTGAGTGGATCAGAGGAGTGGACTGAAGGAAAGTGCACAAGATACGAAGGAAGTGAATGCAGGTTATTTGGTTTCAAATTAGTACTGTacattgaatctctctctctctctctctctctctctctctctctctctctctctctctctctctctctctctctctctctctctctctctcgtcccttttCTCtactacttcctttcctcctgttccttctcttcctcctatctcttttctctgctccttttcttctttctgttcttttcctctcctctgccactttccttcctcccgtctttttcctctcctcctttcttttctcctgtctctttcattacctcctttccttcttgccctTTTCCTCaaccccctttccttcctcatatccttttcctccctcccgtaCCTTTCTtctgtccctttccttcctcccgttcctttcctttcctttcctctcctcccttgccttcctcctgttcctttcttctcaccCTTTCACTCCTACCGGCTCTTTCCTctgctccttttctttcttctgtcccttttctctgttcctcctGCCACTTTTAAAcctcctgttcctttctttcctctgcccCATCCATTCCTCCTGTCCCCTTTCATCAgcaattccttttccttcaaccCCTTTCCTCCCGCCGTGTTCGACTTACCATTGCTTGTGTCCCATCCACGCCGTCCCTGTACTTGATGCCCGAGGGGTAGGTGGTGGTCATGTTCTTCGCATTTTCAGCCTGGGGACAGAGAAGAGGTGTACATCAGTAGGAATCTTGAATGTTATGGTGTGTCTTGCTACTCGTATGCCAACATGCACCTTTACCATGATATTCTCGGTCTTGGAAAGCAGTATGGATGTCTTCCCATGGTGGTTCATAtgcacacgtacatacatacatacatactcgtatatactaCATTGTTTGGTTTCGTATTTACAGTGAATTGTTGCACACCGTCTATTTATGAtgcagtttttattttgttgttgttgattatgAGAAGAAACTGTGCGAGCTAGCAGCTTATGCAAATTAGTCAAAGTCTACtgggtatttatttattgctatgtctatttattattattattattattattattattattattattattattattattattattattattgtctgtGTGTAGGTCGGCGAGGCTAGGATGGTGAACCTGTCCTGCCGCTTAATATTTAAATGGGAGCCAACACTCCAAAATTATTCTCTCGAGAATCGTGCTTGTCTATACTCGTGGAGCGTCAGTACTGTGGATTATGTCAAGACTTTGTCCTCAACAAACAGTTGTGACAACTTGGAAAAAAGGTGTTGCAGGGCAGCGACTTGTTGCGAACATTGCTCCAGCGCCCTGTGGCTGGGAAAGAGGAATGTCCTCCTCCGTATATCATGATTCAGTTGGAAAAGatttttccatccgttttatgttggatgaatgtgtgtgtgtgtgtgtgtgtgtgtgtgtgtgtgtgtgtgtgtgtgtgtgtgtgtgtgtgtgtgtgtgtgtgtgacgggctAGGTACAAGACACCTGTGCCTATCGCACTGCGGCGGTGCAAGGTTTCCTTAGAAACTTTATCGTTAACTGTGTGAAAAACTTGTGAAAACGgcaataaaaaattatatatatatatatatatatatatatatatatatatatatatatatatatatatatatatatatatatatatatatatatatacacacacacacacacacacacacacacacacacacacacacacacacacacacacacacacacacacacacacacacacacgcacacttatTCATCTATAAAatttataatgtgtgtgtttgtgtgtgtgttcaggtagatagatggatagatagataaatagatagtaaTGTTGTGTCCATATCATCATATCTTTGGCTCACTTTGCTCCAGAGTTGAAGACATTGCACGTCCTTCCTAAAATGGCTTCATGGCTGATGATGGCTGTATTTAGGTTAGTTAGTCATATTGGTTACATTTCTCTTGCCAACATTTTCACTGGCAGGCCACCGTGACCCCAAATATAGTCTAGTGTACACGCCTGCAccaggaaatgtgtgtgtgtgtgtgtgtgtgtatgtgtgtgtgttggtgggtggattagttggtgcgtgcgtgcgtgcatgagTGCGCTTGTGTATGTCATTAAATATTTCGTGATATTCAGTGTCTTTCATGTTGTATAAAGTAATCATACACACGATGTGCGTGGATGCACGTGTCACCCTGGCCCCGGTGTGCGTGTATGTACTGGTGACTTGAGCAAAAAATGGTCATTAAGTTAGGTCTAAATTAACTTAAGATCTATACACTATATTATCGTGCATTGCCTAGTCTATTACTATGCTGTCTGTCATCTGCAACGCCCGGACCAATGCCGGACTAGGACTAGGCTAGAGTTGCAGCAGTCAGGCTGTCAGCACCAGTGCGAGCGTTTAGTGGCccagctgttgctgctgctcggCGTGCATCGGTGCATCATGGGTGAGTCATGCCATGCGAACTTCTGCGTGCTTGGCGTGCTTGGCTCGGGCGTGgcttagggagggaggggggaagagagggagggagcgtggCATGAGTAGTGGGCATGGGCATTGTTAATGGCGGCGTTAGGAAGGGCCTGGCGTGGCCCATCTCTTTACCTTCGGAGGCCACTCTCCATGGAGCGCTGAGTAGGCATTAGTATACCCTGGGGGTGGGTCGTGGATATCACCGTTCGTAAGAGCATGTTTTGGTGGAGCACCCGGAGGTCCTTCCTGGCCGGCCAGTTGAGGCAGAACCTTATTTTGGGCAGCGCCAGTTTTGGGCTTTTGACCTTTCTTAGTCTTTATGCCGCCCTTTTTAGCGACAGGCTTAGGCTGAGGCGTCTGCTGCGGGGCTTTTTGAGGCGGTGCCACTTGCTGGGGCGCTTTTGGGGGCTGTGGTGTGGCCTGTTGGGTAGACTGTGGCTGTGGGGCTTTCTGGGGAGCGGGCTGAGGTTGTGGGGCCTGTGGGGGAGGGACCTGTGCTGGGGTTTGTTGGGGAGGAGCCTGTTGCTGGGGTGCTGGTTGGGGAGCAGCGTTTTGTTGTGGCTGTGCGCTTTGTGCTGTGAACTGTGGCTCAGGGGCTTTCTGGGGAGCGAAATGGACCCGGGTTACCTGTTTGAGAGGCTGTTGGTTTACCCAGGGTGCGTTCTGGGGAGTATACTGGGGCCTagatgtttgtggtggtggtggaactaCTTTTTTGGGAGGTTGAGGAGCCTGTTGGGATGGCTGGGGAGGCTGGGGAGTCTGTTGGGGAGGTTGTGGAGCCTGTTTTGGAGGTTGGGGAGCCTGTTGGGGAGGTTGAGGAGCCTGTTGGGGAGGCTGGGGTGCCTGTTGGGGAGGCTGGGGTGCCTGTTGGGGAGGCTGGGACGTGAATTGGGGCCTAGGTGCTTGTTGGGGTGCCTGCTGGGGAGGGAATCGTGGCTGCTGGATCTTTTGGGGTGCgaattgtggttgttgttgagCTTGTGGTTGAGGTGCAGTCTGTGGACCAAATTGTGGTCTAGGGGCGAACTGCTGGCGTGGAGCTTGTTGGGGAGTGTTTTGGGGCTGGGTCATGTTTTGTGGGGCGTACTGGGGTTGGCCAGTGTAAGGAGCAGGAGTAGCGTTTTGTGTAGCGAAGGGAGGCTGAGCGGCAGGTTTGGAGAAGGTTGAAGCGAAGGGAGTTGGTGTAGCATTTTTAGGGAACTGCGGGGAGCCTTGGAAGGGCGGGGTGGGGTGAGCGTTGGCTGGTCCGAAAGATGTGGGCTTTGCCGTCGGCTGTCCCGCGCCCTGGAACTGTCTGCTGATGACCGGGGCGTGTTGCGAGATGGTGGACGTTTCCTGAGTCATCTGGTATTGCTGAGTTTGTTGCTGAGGCTGTTGGTACTGCAGCGCTTCTGTTTGGTGAGAACCGGAAACATGGGTCTCATAACGCTGTTGTACTTGATAACTCTGTTTGACCGTCCTGGTGGAGGAGGCtacctgctggtgctgctgctggtgagtCTGCTGCTGCGTGGTCATCTGTTGTTggaagtgttgttgttgctgttgcgcCATTTTGCCTGTTGGAAAATGCTTCGCTGATTTCCTATTCACATCGCTCACGCCAAGCACAGTTagtagtttgttttgtttggattGCATTTCTTGTACAACAGTTACTAAATCCCTACACtactatataaatatatatatatacatgttgGTGTTAATATTTATTCTCACGCTTATGTGCCCGGGACCAAAGGATGCTGAGCCAGTAAGCCGCTTGTCAGGGCAGGTCAAGTTTTACCCCGCTGTTAGTTCAAGCTGGGCTTCGTTACATCTCCGCCGTGCTGCACCGCTTTACACTGGACTTTGTGTATCAGTATTACTTCTAGCCTCACTCTACTTCACATTCCTTACTGTTATCAGACCACCCTTCCCCACGACTCGGTGGACTCCAGTAGCAGTTTATAGCATCTGAATAGTTGTATTATCGCCCAGTTTCTGAACTGGATAGGGAAACTGTAGCACTGACTTTCAAGAGAGAATTACTAAGACATCTCAATAACTAAATTGGCCACATCTTTTGATTCCAGTTGGCAATGTGTGAAATTCTTTGAAATGTTATTCTTATGAACTACATGGAGTTCCTTGGCTTTACCTTTTGAATTTATCAGATGTATGTTTCATTAACATTTAATTCCATGCAGTGATCTTCACAAAATTCCAAGTTGCCATACAGCCAGGAAAATTATTCGATCCTTTTAAAAATGCTCTCGTGACTTCAACGACAAATCCTACCGCGTTTTGGTTTTGTATTTTCAATGGAGGAATAACAATGGACCACCCGTCACACCTGTTTCCACTTGTATTGAAAACGATTTAGCTCAGTTGACTCCTGAATACATTGTGAAACAGAGCGGCGGTGCGGCGCGGCGGGGGTGTGCGGCAAGCATAAGCTGTCACCTGCAGTAGTTAGCTGGTGGTGTTAAGACTGCGGGaggcctctcctctccctgcacTGACCTCTTCACCGATCTTTGGGCGGGGCGGCCACTCCACGGGGCGACCTGCGGAAGAAAAAGAGCACGTGGTTAGAAAAAGTTGTGATGTAAGACTGGTTGACTTATTCATTGCGAGGCGACGACAGTATGATCCTAAGacgccgctgtgtgtgtgtgtgtgtgtgtgtgtgtgtgtgtgtgtgtgtgtgtgtgtgtgtgtgtgtgtgtgtgtgtgtgtgtgtgtgtgtgtgcgcgcgcgcgcgaaagagagagagagagagagagagagagagagagagagagagagagagagagagagagagagagagagagagagagagagagagagagagagaatgtacgtaTAGGAAGATTAGTAAATGTTAGGAGAGGGAAATTAAGGGAAAGTGGGTAGAGTAATGGACAGATGTGGAATATTCAtttagaagaaagaggaattatatatatatatatatatatatatatatatatatatatatatatatatatatatatatatatatatatatatatatatatatatatatatataaaacacagaaagaagaaactgCAGAAGAAGTAGGAATGAAATCGTTATGTCGCaagatattgttatttttccttaacCTTTTACATTTTGTACATCTGAATTACATATATTTATGAAAATCAAGGCCAAGTAATTAAGCCGAAGTTTTAATGCAGACCTGAATAAGAGatggaagtaaataaatagagattAGTAAAGAGGAAGGGTAAGACGAAAGTACAACGGAAAGGTATTAAATAAAGTTAAGTTCAATGAGAGTGAAAGACAAAGTAAAGCAGGTGAATCACAGGTGGCGGGGAACCTTGGTAGTCATGACGcggaggtggaagagggagtGTAGCATGAAAGGTACGAAAGTGGGTGAGATAAAGGAGTgagtaagggaagggaggagggagagaagggaaagaaggggaggaggtagtGATGTCACGTGTTTACTTTTAGAACATTCCTGGGGGTGTCTTGCTatgtctagtgtgtgtgtgtgtgtgtgtgtgtgtgtgtgtgactcattGAAGCTAATTTATTCTCTGAACTCTTAGTCATTCATTTGCATGACTAATTCATACATAAGGAGCATAATTTTTCATAACAGTTTTAGtcgcctagagagagagagagagagagagagagagagagagagagagagag
This window encodes:
- the LOC135106080 gene encoding basic salivary proline-rich protein 1-like, which gives rise to MAQQQQQHFQQQMTTQQQTHQQQHQQVASSTRTVKQSYQVQQRYETHVSGSHQTEALQYQQPQQQTQQYQMTQETSTISQHAPVISRQFQGAGQPTAKPTSFGPANAHPTPPFQGSPQFPKNATPTPFASTFSKPAAQPPFATQNATPAPYTGQPQYAPQNMTQPQNTPQQAPRQQFAPRPQFGPQTAPQPQAQQQPQFAPQKIQQPRFPPQQAPQQAPRPQFTSQPPQQAPQPPQQAPQPPQQAPQPPQQAPQPPKQAPQPPQQTPQPPQPSQQAPQPPKKVVPPPPQTSRPQYTPQNAPWVNQQPLKQVTRVHFAPQKAPEPQFTAQSAQPQQNAAPQPAPQQQAPPQQTPAQVPPPQAPQPQPAPQKAPQPQSTQQATPQPPKAPQQVAPPQKAPQQTPQPKPVAKKGGIKTKKGQKPKTGAAQNKVLPQLAGQEGPPGAPPKHALTNGDIHDPPPGYTNAYSALHGEWPPKAENAKNMTTTYPSGIKYRDGVDGTQAMIVTSQPAFKISKPVRQRGDDKWPPRGAFEEPKMEVRELIRPKKASKDYSKFFAQNALPHNYAGYRAPPGTQHFQIDEGQVMEQGEEEEEEEEEEEEEEEEEDEE